In Anoplopoma fimbria isolate UVic2021 breed Golden Eagle Sablefish chromosome 22, Afim_UVic_2022, whole genome shotgun sequence, a genomic segment contains:
- the LOC129111673 gene encoding LOW QUALITY PROTEIN: PCI domain-containing protein 2-like (The sequence of the model RefSeq protein was modified relative to this genomic sequence to represent the inferred CDS: substituted 1 base at 1 genomic stop codon): MAHITINQYLQQVYEAIDSHEGSFCSELLSFKHPHVVNPRLQLASPEEKCQQLLEPPYDEMVAAHLRCIYAVSNHDFVEAYKFQTLVVQSFLRAFQSHKEENWXVHVWPVMFAVTLDLRIFANNAEQQLQKKGKGQPGEMLEKAAEQLMSCFRVCASDNRAGIDDSKKWGMMFLSNQLFKIYFKINKLHLCKPLIRAIDSSNLKNDYSPAQKVTYKYYVGRKAMFDSDFKPAEEFLSYAFHHCHRSSQKNKRMILIYLLPVKMLLGHMPTHQLLRKYDLMQFADVTKSVSEGNLLLLNEALSKHETFFIRCGIFLILEKLKIITYRNLFKKVYLLLRTHQLPLDAFLVAMKMMQLDDVDLDEVQCILANLIYMGHIKGYISHQHQKLVVSKQNPFPPLSSIS, encoded by the exons ATGGCTCACATCACCATCAACCAGTACCTGCAGCAG GTCTACGAGGCCATCGACAGCCACGAGGGCTCCTTCTGCTCCGAGCTTCTCTCCTTCAAACACCCGCACGTCGTCAACCCCCGGCTGCAG ctGGCCAGTCCAGAAGAGAAATGTCAGCAGCTTCTGGAGCCGCCGTACGACGAGATGGTCGCCGCCCACCTCAG GTGTATCTACGCCGTGTCAAACCACGACTTCGTTGAAGCCTACAAGTTCCAGACGCTCGTCGTTCA GTCCTTCCTGAGAGCCTTCCAGTCCCACAAAGAGGAGAACTGGTGAGTACATGtgt GGCCGGTGATGTTCGCTGTCACGCTGGATCTCAGGATATTCGCCAACAAC gcggAGCAGCAGTTGCAGAAGAAGGGCAAAGGTCAGCCGGGGGAGATGTTGGAGAAAGCAGCAGAACAGCTGATGAGCTGCTTCAGAGTTTGTGCCAGCGACAA TCGAGCCGGCATCGACGACTCAAAGAAGTGGGGCATGATGTTTCTGAGCAACCAGCTCTTCAAGATCTACTTCAAG ATCAATAAGCTTCACCTGTGTAAACCTCTGATCAGAGCCATCGACAGCTCCAACCTGAAGAACGACTACAGTCCGGCTCAGAAGGTCACCTACAAGTACTACGTGGGCCGCAAGGCCATGTTCGACAGCGACTTCAAGCCAG CGGAGGAGTTCCTGTCGTACGCGTTCCATCACTGTCATCGTTCCAGTCAGAAGAACAAGAGGATGATCCTCATCTACCTGCTGCCCGTCAAGATGCTGCTG GGTCACATGCCGACTCATCAGCTCCTGAGGAAGTACGACCTCATGCAGTTTGCCGACGTCACCAAATCTGTGAG TGAGGggaacctgctgctgctgaacgaAGCTCTGTCCAAACACGAGACCTTCTTCATCCGCTGTGGGATCTTCCTCATCCTGGAGAAGCTGAAGATCATCACCTACAGGAACCTCTTCAAGAAAGT GTATCTTCTTCTGAGGACTCACCAGCTTCCTCTGGACGCCTTCCTGGTGGCCATGAAGATGATGCAGCTGGACGACGTGGACCTGGACGAGGTCCAGTGTATCCTGGCCAACCTCATCTACATG gGTCACATCAAAGGTTACATCTCCCATCAGCACCAGAAGCTCGTGGTCAGTAAACAGAATCcgttccctcctctctcctccatctcctag